The region atcttttttcctTAATGAAATGATACAAATGATATGTTTACTACactccattgtgaataaaatatgagtttatgagatttgctaatcattttgtttttatttatattttacacaatcttTCATCTTCAGCAGAACTGGGGTCAAGAGTGGAAATCTTGGGCCACAAAGTGATGTTGAGTAAAGAGCCTTTGTACATTTAagatcattttttattcattttgatgaAACCAGGCTGCTTTATGGTTCTGCAAATCTTAAAGTAGTTCCAATTCTAGAAGGTAATCTGTTTCATTATAATCTTAATAAAGTCAAGTACTGCAATAATAATAAGTaataataagttttattttaccactGAGTTTAAGACATCTTGTCAGTGTATTTGTGCTGAAGGAGTCAAATTTATCACCAGTCCTCCTTCTTACCTTCCAGATTTAAGATCATCAGAAACATATGTGACCCTGTAATACAGAatttacaagatttttttttaatcttgacaAACCTCATTCTTTCATTAGGTGGAAATCTTAAGGGGGACAAATAATCATGAAACCTTTTTCAGCAAAGCTGCTGGAGTTAATCGGCTTTTAATCCAGCACTGTTTGTGCAAGACGCCATCTCAGATATGAAGCCAGCTGGCAGCACAGGGACACCTTGTGAGTCTAAGCCTCCCATTTCCAGGTTGAGACAAAGACACGGAGGAAGACAAGGAGGTAAAGCGAGCACACTCCTCTTCCGTAGGGCATCTGCAGAGGCGTGGTCGTTACTTATCTTGAACCATGACAACGTTTGGGAGGAATGACGCACGGTGAGGACGGACGACCTGTCAGGCTCTGTCAGGGTCACGGGGCCCAAACCAGCCCAGAACTCGCCTCCATTTAACTTCCATCCATCAGCTGTAATGACACACTTAGACAGCCTACATTACCTCACCGTGCTCAAACCGTGACGggtaaaaaataagaaagagaaaaaaagtgtcaCAAACTCAatcaggagggggaaaaaaaattgtagtttggttttagcttaaagcaaaactttaatattttagaagcaaacatttctttgtCGCCAGATGAAGCTTAGATAAACAGAATTACATCATACCTGCAAAGCAAATATAAAGCTGGAGCGAGCAGGCTGACGGCTCTGTTTGCTCAACTTCtacaaaaggtttattttttatggagGGCTTATTGTCTGACTGAGCAGAGACTTCTCTGGAAGCCACACATTTCCAGCATGAAAAGTACATGACAGTGTGATATAAAATGAGAGATCTCAGCGCCGGCTTGCTTTTGAGCTGCTTTTACTGAACACAGAGCACCTGTTTCATCATAAAATCAAGCTTCTCTTGACTGCAGCTGATATAATCCCACACTGCACTTCAATCCTCTTAAAACAACCTCCAGCAACACCCCCACTGCAGCGCTGTGCTGTGTTAAAGTCGAAAAATCATTAGCTTGCTTTGCaccaaagtgaaaaaaaaaaaaaaaagagtatcaAACGTGCAAAAACGTAGCATTGCTTGGGCTgcaagaataaaagaaacatccGGTTTGCGGAAAACTCTAAATCGTGCAGAGCCTTTTGAAGAAAAGCAGGACCTCTGTACATAACGTGCAGCTCCCAGCTCCCAGGCCCAGAGGGCTGCTGAGCTGGAGATCACCTTGGGAGAAGATAATTAAAACGGTGGCACCTGTGGGACATCCCACCTGCTCCGATTGCAACAGCTCAAATTAATCAACATGATGAAAAACTCTGCAGACCGAGGTCAAACcctttccttcttttctctcaGCATAAAGGTGTGCCGTGGCAGGTGGGGTGAGGACGAGAaggagcaacaaaacaaaatcagacgTCAGAatttgaaatacagaaaaaaactttattgacgTTGCATACCTCGTCAGGTCTGGACAGCAAAACGCTGTGATAACAGCTCACACGCTCGTACAATTGTTCCTTGTTTAAAGGACAGAGGTGCAAACACTGGATGAAATCAGACAACCACCTCCTACGTGTAACACCTAACTACTCTATGACTGCATGctctacattttatttcacaacacTGAATCCCACAGGGAGTTTTAAAGGCGTCAGTGGTCACCTGTTCCTCCAAACAGATGGTTACCAGAAATTCACCTTCGACTTACAGGAAATAAGGCCCCTACTCGTGTTCTTCAACATCTTGTGTTTGCTTCGATTTGCTTCCTGAtggtttgtattttatgtaaCCTCAGCCGAAGCTGACACAAAGCTCTCCACTCAGGGTTACATAACCATTTACTACGCTCTGACGAAAGCCAAAaacgttttgcttttttttttaatggtttttttttagttttttttttttagacagagCTCTTGTAAGGCTTCTTATCTTACGAtagcaaaactaaaacagcagattggcaataaataaaaatagacgCATAACATTCTGATGTTCGCATATAAggcaaataaatacaacaagtGGTGCTGCACCGTCAGTGCAGTACATGTAATAGTTCTGATACAAACCATGAAATTAAAGTTCACCTTCAATATCTGAAGAGGCTGATAAGCAAGGCACACAAGCTGGGGggtttcttcatttaaaataaaataaaaaagaatatgaGGTGTATTTTGTGGTTATAatacagaacaaagaaaagggAATTCCAGCTGATTCCCAGAGTTTCGGCTAAATTATTTCCACAGGAGCCAAAATCCTCATGAGAGAAAAAGACTGGAGGTGTTTCGTCCTTTTGTTTCAGGACTCCTTTCactgcttgtttaaaaaaaacagctccagcAAACTATCAAAAAATATTAGTACGTTCTATTCATAAAAAAAGTTGGTGACTGAAACCTGTAACTTGTGAATGAAGCTCACAATAAAAGACGTATATTGCAATCGAGACAGAGTTGTGAAGCTGTGCTTTCACGAGCACATCGGTGTGAAAGTATGAAAAGAAACTGTTCTCCAGTGTCACAGATAATACTGACTTTACATCAGCAGTTTCATGTCTTTAAACTGATTgtttaacttaaaataaaacaacacactgTGGATCAACTTGTTCAATAAATAACCTCGACCTGGTCAAACACCCCCAGTTTGTAACACAGGCTCTCTGGTGTGAATTCAGACACGCTTTAAGAAAGAACGACGTTATCAAAATTATTTATGCCTCATTCAGTGAATCTCACGAGGGATTTGACTCCGCGTCATTTCCGACGTCACTCATCTGACGCAAAGTAAGGAAATCAAAAAACGAGGCTACCTCCAGGTTCGCAttgctgcaataaaaacagttttctgtcagcTCACTTCACTCGAAAATCAAATGAGCTAAAATGCACTTAAGGTAACATTTCTAAGTTTTAgatcaagaataaaaaaagaaagactttaaGCTGCCATATTTGGAAAGATGGGGCTgagaaactttttctttttagttttgtattaaataaaagttcaatcTAATTCAGCATCCTGCTATCGGGGTCACAATTTAGagtaaatttagctttttaagcTTTGATTCTTCTGGGTAATAGAAACATTTATGTCAGTAGTAATGTTTTTGGGATGTGTAGAAACAGCCGTGACAAACGCTGCAGTGATTTCCTGTTTGAGGAAAGCCTCTGAGTGACACTGTGCAGAAATTCAGGCTCTGCTGCGTGTCTGCAACTAAGTGTCCcagaatttattcaaaatacatCCAAGGCAGAATCAGTCACTAGATAATTTGACTTTTGCTTATTCTCTAGGGCTAACGAAGTGAAACTGGCGAGCTAGCCTCCTGATATGTACCTTAAAATCTTCATACAAATGTAAACATTCAGTCGTATTGCACTCAAGCGGCGTACCGACAGACTACAGAATGTGTCAGCACACAGTCCTGTTTACTCATAAAGTGCTTagatgtgaaaatgtttgagtggtggtgggggggggataTATTCAATAACACGTCCCTGTTTCTGTGTCAAATTTCAGATTCAACAAGGAGGGACACACTGCTGCGAAATGAAATCATGGTTAAAAGCGTCCAATTGTTTTCACAATCCAAAAGTGTCAGACGATCTTCCCGTGCTCTCTTGcctgcaaagaaagaaagaaagaacacacaaaaattaatggctaaatttgtattttttatcacaATTTATGTAACTCAGGCCCACTACTTCTCTATATGAATGATTGTAGTGGGCGGTTATTGTGTGTCCTGGTGGATGATGAGATGAAGAGGTATTATCTGCACTCCATCGGGCCTCAGAGGTGCTGACTACACTGGGATCAAAGCTGCAGTGCAGATATTTTTCAAATCTCTCTTCATCCGTCTAACTCCCAGTCCATTTGTACCTCCATCTATTAAttgccccacacacacacacacacacacacacaacccgtGTCCCTGTCCCTGACACTGACCTTGTCGCTGCTGGTGGAGTGTGCTGGGTGGGTTTCTCTGGACTCCAGTCTTAGAACAGACAGGCTGGAGTCAATCAGTTCTTCTGTGGAAGGAAAAAACGAACTAATTTACCTttcagtgttttagactaagatcatcttatgttgacaaatgaaaGGTACATttgtttcggtcaaaccttgaaaatatcatAACCACAATCTCCCGTGATCTGTTCACACTTGGAGTACATGTtttgaatcactctcagctacttccactccaaattttagctcaatattcgTAAAACCGACTGAGCTACGGCAGtttttggctgtggtggccgtctGGAATCAGgctggctccaaaggttaattagttgtagatgtgatactgattactttttgaaaagtTCATTAGAAATCacccagtgttttttttttgctaacagttcagcggcgggtgataattaACGCGTGCTGTTACTAAAGCCGTGTCGTACCTGAGTTTGTACTGTTGCTGCTGCATTTGGACACCTCTACAGGCTGCAAAGAGGCACTGGCTTTGTCAGCAGGAGGGGAGCTGGGAGCTGCGGGggggcttctttctttttttgggtgTTCGGCTTCAGACACCTGCTGCTGGGCAACAGGAGGGGCACAAAGACTTCCTCCTTTGTCCTGAGAATcgccctgcttttcagcaggaaGCTGGGGCCTCTCCGCTTCATGCTTGTTCTTTTTTGGCGACGGAGCTTTCGAGGAGCCTTTGGGTTCTGAACTGGTGAAATCTAGAGAGGTTTGCTTAGCTGGAGCCGCCTGGATAAGTTCCTCTGAGAAACGTACTTTCTTCTCCGGACCCCGAGGCGGCGAGGCCTGTGCTTTCTTCTGAGGGACGGGGTCCTCTTGGAGGTCCCCCGCCTCCTCAGGTGCACTCAGTGCTTTTGAGTCCTGATCTTTCAGATTTTCTCTGTTAGCGTCTGTCAGGGCATCGAGCTCCTCAAGGAACTCCTCCAGTGTTGTATCAGAAGCCTGAGAGATGAGATCAGAAAAACCAGTCGCTGttactctttttctttaatctgtgcAGCGGATACTTGTTCTTCGTGTTTGACCTCTCACCTGCCGGTTCTCTCCATCTTCATCGTCATCTGCCTGCCatctgaaaaatacaaacatcaaAACCGACTCAGTAATTTTCAAAGTTGGAAACTTAATAGGAATTTATGGAAGGTTAGACCTTAGCAgagattttaaatctaaattggAAAATATCATTTAGCACAATCCTGACTGAAACAACCCGATTTAATTACTGTACCATACGATTAGAGGGACAACACCTTCAAAAATGAAGGACTATGTCACCCAGACACAGcaattttttactctttttctcttttgtttgtttttacgtgaataaaatgacaagaaaacaagagttGAGCTCATGAATTTAGAAGaggattaaaacaacaaaacagaactgtagaaatgtagaaatgtaaaaaaaaaatgctacaagtTGCCATCTTACGCAAATTAGTTAAATCAAAGTTCTCATTCTTTAATTAGCTTTTAATTACTTGGATTCATTAGTGTTATTAATAGTTTCAGCTTGTACATAAATGTTCACAGATGACTCCAGATCTGTACGTTTTGCTTCATTATCCAAACAAATTcaagtttgcatgtttgtagTAAAGAAATTtcgagtttattttttaattatattaaaaaataggcaataaggacaataaaaatatgtgaaattaAGAGAGAAAATTCTGACTCTGTCATGCTACTCACAGCTGATTAGACAATagatctatttttatttactttaaaacaactttttttggaCTTAGCGAAAACAAAGTTGTAGATTTTGAGGAAACTGAGTCTAATATTGTcttgatggctttttttaaaagtatttcttAATTTGCTCCTCAGACGCATAAACGCCTGTAACCACGAGAAGCGACCGCTGGGACCACTTTGGACATCCGTTTCCGACTCGGATaaagaggaaggaggagctgTGATTAGAGGTATCGACTCCAACCTTCTCAGCCACAGTTGCCACAGATCTGAGCTCTCTCACCACAGCTAAATCTGCAGCGGAGCAACTGGATCCTCTACAGACACACCTCAGCTCTCTGACCCCCGCAGTGCTTCTGGAGGCAGACATCCATTAGGAGCATTTCCactgaacacaaactgaacacGAGCAGCATCCAGCTTCACTTCCACCTCTGCAGTTTGGTGGATTGTTTAGACTTCTTTTTCACGAGAACTTGCGCACAACGCTCGTTTCCCGTCGCTGGAAACGGTGGAGGAGAGAAGCTGACTGCAGTGCGACGCAGATCAGGCCTTTCGGGGGTTATTTAATCAGCTGCTGCAACTCCTAAATCAAGTCTCATGACACGCAGGCAAATTTGTACACAAGGGCACAGTTCAGGAAAACAGAATGGGCTTCCCACATCCTATTTCATTAGTCATGGTTATTTCTCTCATGACGATTAATTGATGTTGTAGCGAGAGACATCCCAACGGGTACAAAAAGCATATAATGTTGATTCTGTTTGGGAGTTACTGACCTCCTGGCCCTCCCAGTCAAACGATCCTTGCCTTTTGCTTTACTGCTCATCACGAGCACATTTTTAGCTGCCTTGTCTTTGCCTCTCTTGCCGTGACCTGAAACAGAaagtttttcctcattttctaATTATAGGCCTTTTCTAAAACATCACGCCATTAGATAAATAACATGTAGGGTACCTCTGGAGTCACCGCCCGCCTTTTGTTGCCCTCTTCTTGCATTTCGACCTCCTGAATCAACACAAAAGCATCTTTTTACCATCATGTTTTCAAGTAGAAGATCTTCCTCATCATGTTTGGTCAGAATCAGTGTTTTACCTCTGCTCGAAGGGCCCCAGTCTCTGTCAGGAAGCCGCTTGTctgaaaacctgaaagaaaaaaaaaacaactctgtttagacagaagcaaaaagcaAGTGGGCAAGTTTCCAAACCCATTCATCCCGTCCAGCCCATAAACAGGCTTCCCTCATATTTCAGTCAATCGCAGGACATTTATTAAAAGCTTACACAGTGAGAATTTACAGAACCAATTAGTCACACCCATATATTTCACATCCACTGAGACCGTCTAAACGGctgaacaaaaagcacatttccGCCTGTGTTCTCGCTCTGGGCCGTTGTTTAAGCTTCGCCAAATAAGGCAAACTATTCCATCCCTTATCCCTTTGGCTAAAAATAGCAGGTCCTCCCTTGTCTCTTTACATTTTGATGCTTCCTAAAACAGCACAATATGTGGCTCCTCGTGCTCTGCCACCTCAGTTAGTTTGAAAtctaacaaaacatttcaaactaatGGGTTGTATTTTTAATTCCAGTCAGTTTGGGgtgctgttgtgtgttttcaccAAGGGACGGGACATTACAGCTCATATCAAAATATGAGAATGCTAGCAGCcaaatatttatacagaaatgaATAGAAGGAAATACTTGACTGATTTTTTCATTGTGCTACATTCGGTGCCGTTTTGATCTTGTGATTATGTGGCAGAACACGCAGCTTAGATAGCTCATCCAATAGATTATTCCGCTGAATAATGTAATCAAAAGGATGAAGGCTGTTCTTTGTTTTGCCCCCTCCTCAGTTGCACTGAAAGcaaatcagaaatcaaaatgtGGTCTAAAAGATGGAAAGGAAAACATATTAAACTAGAATCCCTGATTTTGGAGCGAGTGCTCGCCGGTGAGGTGAACGCAAACTAACAAATTTCCCCCAACAAACGTGTTCAGAGAGGAAAACTCTCTTTGAGAGTGAGCAGAGCCACTTCCGCAGCTGTCTGCTAAATATAAAACCAGGACACAATCAGATCAGCTGAGTAGAAAGATGGGAACCTTAATTCATTTGTTGACGTGACTCTGTCTGAAAACTAACCCAAAAATCCCACTGTGTGGCACTGTGATCTTCCCAAACATGCAAGTCATACCTTAAAAGAACGTCTGTTCAGACTCAAATCGTATCtaatctggttttgttttgttatgctTTTAGGGTAATAGTTACAGTATTTTCTGGCTGACTGCCTATGTAATCCAGACTTATACTCTtgtattagttttattaaatttgtttccATCTTTTGCTTTTCCCCTTTCCTCGTTTGACCCGTTGACTCCTTTTGTGGATTTGGCCTTTTTACAAGCTCTTCTCTGTGAGTTTCCTCCTGTGGTCTGATAATTGagtttgtgacctctgctctgCCAGTAAACCAGGTCTGAATCTGTCTGactgttttgttctgctttcacCATCACATATGATGGGTGAAGCAAAGCAGTCTCATTTACAAAGCACAATTCTTCCCGTGACGATTAACGAACAGCTGCGACTGTTCAAATTTAACCAACGCACGCAAATTTTGTTTAGACTTGCAATTCCAATTGATCCTTGCCACTTTTCTGCAATTTTGACCCATCGTCTTTGCCTCCTGCTGGGTATCACGTCTTAATATCCAAGACAACAAGTCCTATGCCAGAAAATCCAATATTACCGCTGAAATCTGCGAGAGAGGTGGAAAACTGTCTTGCACCACACGCAACATTGTGAGGAAGTGTCACCTTAAACCAGAGACAATCTGTCAGAGCAATATGGTTATTATATCATTAACAGCTGACAacataaatgtgcaacagagacataaaaaatatctgaaatcaTCTGCTGGTTTAGACAGAGCATCCCATTCAGCagatattttgactttattcatTACATTTGGAGCAtcaaaacagctttgttttgtttcattcatcTGTTAAATATGTTTGATTATGACatgacaaaaggaaaataaagacagaaaacatttcgATCGCAACTTTTTGATAAAGGTGCcacaaaatcagacattttaggcTGCAGGAGGCACAGAAAAGGCTTTTTTGGAAACCACCGTGGGACTTGAGCCTTTTTAAATTCTTGAAATATTTCTCAGGTGACAGTAAACTGTGTTCAGAACCGACTTTATTTGGCTGTTGATATTAAGCCCTGAGTCCGTTCGACACCCAGGTTTCATACTGGCTTAGTGTTTTTTATCATAACAAACTGAGGCAGGTCGTAACTTTCTGTTTACTGCTCTCCCTCGACATTAAAGACACGTATGGGAAAGCTTCACCATAAATACCATACATACTCAGGGTAGTAATTCAGGAAAAATGTAACATTAATTTATTAGAatcggctcctcttcctccaaaggatgattgctttttttatcctaaaagtaaatcttaaagtaaaactgataCAAAACAGACTTTGTCATTTAAATACCAATCAGTTTtccagagttaaaaaaatatattagctGTACTAAATGCAGAACTGAATTATTCATTAATAGGGTGACTAagtggttctttttttaactgtgattTGTTAACTACTAATGGAAAATGTATTAATATGCAGGAAGTCTGATGCCAAGCAACTACAAAATGATGATGACTTTTGTACGTAAAACAGTCAAGAACAGTCAAGTTCTTTTAAAGAATTAAGAGGACTGGTGAAGCCAAACTCTGCATTGTGTGATCAGTTTAAATATGTTCAACCTTTTCTGAATAAAAGAGTTTTGAATAAGAGAAAAGAGGGAGCCAATCAAACACCCAATTAAAAATTCAGACTTGAGAATCCTTACATAATTGGACATAAAGTGTCTTGGGAGGGCTGAGTGCACAAAGGTCTTACATGTTCTCAGTTTTGTCCACGTCCCACGCCCGCCTCCACTGACCCTTTGCGTTTTTATGGCGCGCCACCCTCTCCCTGTCGATCTGTTCGCGCTCCTTCTTCCACCGCAGAtactcctcctgctcctcccgGGATGTTGGGATGTTCAGGTCCGTGCTGGCCTGCAGGATCTCAGCCTCCTACTTGGACACGAAacactttgttgtattttatttgttagtcAACAATTATTCACTACAGACACACTCCTGTCGGGTT is a window of Kryptolebias marmoratus isolate JLee-2015 linkage group LG10, ASM164957v2, whole genome shotgun sequence DNA encoding:
- the ccdc9b gene encoding coiled-coil domain-containing protein 9B isoform X2, whose protein sequence is MERPTTSAVMPKRDHERDLELDKKIEALRRKNEALMKRHKEVEEDRKKAEEEGMALQSRKGKADDLTITISKFTDESRVVVTKPSSGGSPAGKGQQEPGADREGDGLAQSSGRGHRKQLTVTMGGKKGKRVVSERPEKKPGPSDVKSPEDNEEARHEESAGKEKQQSQPAKREAAAAQEQGDKHTEEHPKCQEAEILQASTDLNIPTSREEQEEYLRWKKEREQIDRERVARHKNAKGQWRRAWDVDKTENMFSDKRLPDRDWGPSSRGGRNARRGQQKAGGDSRGHGKRGKDKAAKNVLVMSSKAKGKDRLTGRARRWQADDDEDGENRQASDTTLEEFLEELDALTDANRENLKDQDSKALSAPEEAGDLQEDPVPQKKAQASPPRGPEKKVRFSEELIQAAPAKQTSLDFTSSEPKGSSKAPSPKKNKHEAERPQLPAEKQGDSQDKGGSLCAPPVAQQQVSEAEHPKKERSPPAAPSSPPADKASASLQPVEVSKCSSNSTNSEELIDSSLSVLRLESRETHPAHSTSSDKAREHGKIV
- the ccdc9b gene encoding coiled-coil domain-containing protein 9B isoform X3, which encodes MPKRDHERDLELDKKIEALRRKNEALMKRHKEVEEDRKKAEEEGMALQSRKGKADDLTITISKFTDESRVVVTKPSSGGSPAGKGQQEPGADREGDGLAQSSGRGHRKQLTVTMGGKKGKRVVSERPEKKPGPSDVKSPEDNEEARHEESAGKEKQQSQPAKREAAAAQEQGDKHTEEHPKCQEAEILQASTDLNIPTSREEQEEYLRWKKEREQIDRERVARHKNAKGQWRRAWDVDKTENMFSDKRLPDRDWGPSSRGGRNARRGQQKAGGDSRGHGKRGKDKAAKNVLVMSSKAKGKDRLTGRARRWQADDDEDGENRQASDTTLEEFLEELDALTDANRENLKDQDSKALSAPEEAGDLQEDPVPQKKAQASPPRGPEKKVRFSEELIQAAPAKQTSLDFTSSEPKGSSKAPSPKKNKHEAERPQLPAEKQGDSQDKGGSLCAPPVAQQQVSEAEHPKKERSPPAAPSSPPADKASASLQPVEVSKCSSNSTNSEELIDSSLSVLRLESRETHPAHSTSSDKAREHGKIV
- the ccdc9b gene encoding coiled-coil domain-containing protein 9B isoform X1 — protein: MSEDGVRETINTTSAVMPKRDHERDLELDKKIEALRRKNEALMKRHKEVEEDRKKAEEEGMALQSRKGKADDLTITISKFTDESRVVVTKPSSGGSPAGKGQQEPGADREGDGLAQSSGRGHRKQLTVTMGGKKGKRVVSERPEKKPGPSDVKSPEDNEEARHEESAGKEKQQSQPAKREAAAAQEQGDKHTEEHPKCQEAEILQASTDLNIPTSREEQEEYLRWKKEREQIDRERVARHKNAKGQWRRAWDVDKTENMFSDKRLPDRDWGPSSRGGRNARRGQQKAGGDSRGHGKRGKDKAAKNVLVMSSKAKGKDRLTGRARRWQADDDEDGENRQASDTTLEEFLEELDALTDANRENLKDQDSKALSAPEEAGDLQEDPVPQKKAQASPPRGPEKKVRFSEELIQAAPAKQTSLDFTSSEPKGSSKAPSPKKNKHEAERPQLPAEKQGDSQDKGGSLCAPPVAQQQVSEAEHPKKERSPPAAPSSPPADKASASLQPVEVSKCSSNSTNSEELIDSSLSVLRLESRETHPAHSTSSDKAREHGKIV